One segment of Pseudoalteromonas rubra DNA contains the following:
- the tdh gene encoding L-threonine 3-dehydrogenase: MKALSKLKAEEGIWMTDAPKPEVGHNDLLIKIRKTAICGTDVHIYKWDEWAQNTIPTPMVVGHEYVGEVVDMGQEVRGFEIGDRVSGEGHITCGHCRNCRAGRVHLCRNTVGVGVNREGSFAEYLVIPAYNAFKIPDNISDELASIFDPFGNAVHTALSFDLVGEDVLITGAGPIGIMAAAVAKHVGARHVVITDVNEYRLELARKMGATRAVNVAEEQLEDVMAELGMTEGFDIGLEMSGVPVAFNSMLNNMNHGGKIAMLGIPPSDMAVDWNQVIFKGLVIKGIYGREMFETWYKMASLIQSGLNLDPIITHQFHVDEFQQGFDTMISGQSGKVILNWD; this comes from the coding sequence ATGAAAGCACTATCCAAGTTAAAAGCAGAAGAAGGGATTTGGATGACGGATGCGCCCAAACCGGAAGTTGGGCATAACGATCTGCTGATCAAAATCCGTAAAACCGCCATTTGCGGTACTGATGTACACATTTATAAATGGGATGAATGGGCGCAAAACACCATTCCAACCCCTATGGTTGTTGGACATGAATACGTAGGTGAAGTCGTAGACATGGGCCAGGAAGTACGTGGCTTTGAGATTGGCGACCGTGTATCAGGTGAAGGTCACATTACTTGTGGTCATTGTCGAAACTGTCGTGCCGGTCGTGTACATTTGTGCCGTAACACCGTAGGTGTGGGCGTCAATCGTGAGGGGTCGTTTGCAGAATATCTGGTTATCCCTGCATACAATGCGTTTAAGATCCCTGATAACATCTCCGATGAACTGGCATCTATCTTTGACCCATTCGGTAATGCTGTACACACTGCCTTGTCTTTTGACCTGGTGGGTGAAGATGTGCTGATCACAGGTGCAGGCCCAATCGGAATTATGGCCGCCGCTGTTGCAAAACATGTGGGTGCACGCCATGTTGTGATCACGGACGTAAATGAATATCGTCTGGAGCTGGCTCGTAAAATGGGTGCAACCCGGGCTGTAAATGTGGCCGAAGAGCAACTTGAAGACGTGATGGCAGAGTTAGGCATGACAGAAGGGTTTGATATCGGCCTGGAAATGTCGGGTGTGCCTGTGGCGTTCAATAGCATGCTGAACAACATGAACCATGGTGGTAAAATTGCCATGCTGGGTATTCCACCAAGCGATATGGCTGTTGACTGGAACCAGGTGATTTTCAAAGGGTTGGTGATCAAAGGTATTTATGGTCGCGAGATGTTTGAAACTTGGTATAAAATGGCGAGTCTGATCCAGTCCGGTCTGAATTTAGACCCGATCATCACTCATCAGTTTCACGTTGATGAGTTCCAGCAAGGCTTTGATACGATGATCTCTGGTCAATCGGGTAAAGTGATCTTAAACTGGGACTAA
- the gmhB gene encoding D-glycero-beta-D-manno-heptose 1,7-bisphosphate 7-phosphatase produces MTHKAVFLDRDGVINQDHAYVHKIEDFEFIDGVFEACHQFQVLGYKLIVVTNQSGIGRGYYDEAQFARLTEWMCQQFKAHGITIDGVYFCPHHPHKAQPPYQRECACRKPNPGMLLEAIAEHNIDPKQSIMVGDKGSDIQAALAAGVSTKILVESGQTFSEQVRDSADYVCGSLYQALDLPPFIS; encoded by the coding sequence ATGACACATAAAGCCGTATTTCTGGACAGAGATGGGGTGATCAATCAGGATCATGCCTATGTGCATAAAATTGAAGACTTTGAGTTTATCGATGGCGTGTTTGAGGCCTGCCATCAGTTCCAGGTGTTGGGCTATAAACTGATCGTGGTGACAAACCAGTCCGGTATTGGCCGGGGGTACTATGACGAAGCTCAGTTTGCGCGACTGACAGAGTGGATGTGCCAGCAGTTCAAGGCTCATGGTATCACCATTGATGGCGTCTATTTTTGCCCCCACCACCCGCATAAAGCGCAGCCGCCTTATCAGCGTGAGTGTGCGTGCCGTAAACCGAACCCCGGTATGCTTTTAGAAGCCATTGCGGAGCATAACATTGACCCGAAACAAAGTATTATGGTGGGTGATAAGGGGTCGGATATTCAGGCGGCATTGGCTGCGGGAGTTAGTACTAAAATACTGGTTGAGTCGGGGCAGACTTTCAGTGAACAAGTGCGTGACTCAGCAGACTATGTGTGTGGATCACTATATCAGGCACTTGATCTGCCTCCGTTTATCTCATAA
- a CDS encoding D-sedoheptulose-7-phosphate isomerase, protein MSINDHIKQSYQASLERHMALFAKMADYHIQSVELLAACKATLDAGGKVIWFGNGGSAADAQHLAAEFVVRYKLERGPLASIALTTDTSILTAHSNDYHFNSVFERQVQALCKPQDLVIGLTTSGTSENINLALQAANEIGAFTVALTGRTGGTVKDIAKLPIIIDFDETARIQEAHMFIGHWLCEAVDMVIAEQSA, encoded by the coding sequence ATGTCAATCAATGATCACATCAAACAAAGCTATCAGGCCAGTTTAGAGCGACATATGGCGTTGTTCGCAAAAATGGCTGATTATCATATCCAGTCCGTGGAATTACTGGCTGCCTGCAAAGCGACCCTGGATGCGGGTGGCAAGGTGATTTGGTTTGGTAATGGTGGCAGTGCGGCCGATGCTCAGCATTTGGCAGCTGAGTTTGTGGTTCGCTACAAGCTCGAACGTGGTCCACTGGCGTCGATTGCTTTGACGACTGATACATCGATTTTAACGGCACACAGCAATGACTACCATTTCAATTCGGTTTTTGAACGTCAGGTGCAAGCGTTATGTAAACCACAAGACTTGGTGATTGGCCTGACCACGTCAGGAACCAGTGAGAATATTAACCTGGCATTACAGGCTGCTAATGAGATTGGTGCATTCACCGTGGCTTTGACTGGGCGTACAGGTGGTACAGTGAAAGACATCGCTAAGTTGCCAATTATCATCGACTTTGATGAGACCGCGCGGATCCAGGAAGCCCATATGTTTATCGGGCACTGGTTATGTGAGGCGGTAGACATGGTCATTGCGGAGCAGTCGGCATGA
- a CDS encoding glycosyltransferase family 9 protein: MSQAISSICILRLSAIGDVCHAVAAVQAIQRAHPQAKITWVIGKVEAMLLAGLPGVEFVIFDKKQGKAAFKQLKAHFKGHKFDVLLHMQVAFRANLAARCIPAKVKVGFDKGRSKELHSLVINQRIGPQQEPHVLEGFQNFARAIGAECDTPSWDMPVSDEDKREAEVLLAGLTRIFVISPAASKAERNWLPERYAALAEHAAGQGFSVVLTGGPTELERNLSEAIIAHAQCDITNLVGKTKLKTLLCVLAQAQLVLAPDTGPAHMAVTVGTPVIGLYAHSNPKRTGPYLYQEYVVEVYHDNLMAQKGKSAQQLKWGTRVKGCDLMSQISVERVAKMFDQVVKQEQI, from the coding sequence GTGTCTCAGGCAATTTCTTCCATTTGTATTCTCCGGCTTTCGGCCATTGGTGACGTGTGTCATGCCGTAGCGGCCGTACAAGCGATCCAGCGTGCGCACCCACAGGCGAAAATCACCTGGGTTATAGGCAAGGTTGAAGCCATGCTGTTAGCCGGCTTGCCTGGGGTTGAGTTTGTTATCTTTGACAAGAAACAAGGTAAAGCGGCATTTAAGCAGCTTAAAGCACACTTTAAAGGGCACAAGTTTGATGTGCTTTTGCATATGCAAGTGGCGTTTCGCGCTAACCTTGCAGCACGTTGTATCCCGGCTAAAGTCAAAGTTGGGTTTGACAAAGGGCGTTCTAAGGAACTTCACTCGCTGGTTATTAATCAACGCATTGGTCCACAGCAGGAGCCGCATGTGCTGGAAGGGTTCCAGAACTTTGCCCGAGCGATAGGCGCTGAGTGTGACACGCCGAGTTGGGACATGCCCGTTAGCGATGAAGATAAACGTGAAGCGGAAGTTTTACTTGCCGGACTGACACGTATCTTTGTGATTTCTCCCGCTGCCAGCAAGGCGGAGCGAAACTGGCTACCTGAGCGCTATGCTGCGCTGGCTGAACATGCTGCGGGACAAGGCTTTAGTGTGGTCCTGACAGGAGGCCCAACCGAATTGGAGCGCAATCTGAGTGAAGCCATCATTGCGCATGCGCAGTGTGATATTACTAACCTGGTTGGTAAAACCAAATTAAAAACCTTGCTGTGTGTGCTAGCGCAGGCACAGCTGGTTCTGGCACCGGATACTGGGCCTGCCCATATGGCGGTGACCGTTGGCACCCCGGTTATAGGTTTGTATGCGCATTCTAACCCCAAGCGCACGGGTCCGTATTTGTATCAGGAATATGTGGTAGAGGTCTATCATGACAACCTGATGGCGCAAAAGGGTAAAAGTGCTCAGCAACTTAAGTGGGGAACACGCGTAAAGGGCTGTGATTTGATGAGTCAAATTTCGGTTGAGCGGGTAGCAAAGATGTTTGACCAGGTAGTAAAGCAGGAACAAATATGA
- a CDS encoding capsule assembly Wzi family protein yields the protein MSFRNITFSTLCLLGAAQAVAMPTAFLPLGKDNILEYQIDQMFALIGTTPMSKPYRITEVNKTLSELERVDPALHQSIKTRLAPYLERDAITRRGIKLRVDSGDVQQLANDRGNSSSEYAELSFDGIWRGSDTSLVQLGAEYRVDAGKVVPYNTFYALGGDNLQLTLGYKEHWFSPFKHGAQVYSNNAQAPLSASVGLNLPLENWWNFDFELFYSELEHVEEGILYQDTLHDGTPKLAGTHISFEPLDNWKIGINRIMQFGGGPREVGIKDVVKAYFDPAGNDNVGLVGSSDEELGDQWASITSVFKTNWLMPIEWYLEYGGEDTKEHKNYQFGNIASNFGFYLPALTHSLTFRYEYSNMHSLWYKNYIFPKNGNTRDGFVVGHAVANQRIFQDGVPSQGHLVELTYRENLDSMWRLELSTVKNSNHFVTFDVVNTRNYEQARQLQLANTRRIYDKQVETSLTYGKDVFGESYTWLSVNVYW from the coding sequence TTGTCCTTTCGTAATATCACGTTTTCTACTTTGTGTCTGCTGGGCGCAGCGCAGGCCGTCGCTATGCCAACCGCTTTTTTACCTTTGGGTAAAGACAACATCCTGGAATACCAGATTGATCAGATGTTTGCTTTGATCGGTACGACACCAATGTCTAAGCCCTATCGTATCACTGAAGTTAATAAGACTTTATCTGAACTTGAGCGTGTTGACCCAGCATTACATCAAAGCATCAAAACACGATTGGCACCCTACCTGGAAAGAGACGCAATCACACGTCGCGGGATTAAGTTACGGGTTGACTCCGGCGACGTGCAGCAGCTTGCGAATGACCGTGGAAATTCTAGTAGCGAATATGCTGAATTGTCATTTGATGGGATATGGCGTGGTAGTGACACAAGCCTGGTTCAGCTTGGTGCTGAATATCGCGTCGATGCGGGCAAAGTGGTGCCTTATAATACGTTCTACGCCTTGGGTGGAGATAACTTACAACTTACTTTGGGCTATAAAGAGCATTGGTTTTCGCCGTTCAAACATGGTGCTCAGGTCTATTCAAATAATGCACAAGCGCCACTATCTGCATCAGTGGGTTTGAATCTGCCATTGGAAAACTGGTGGAACTTTGACTTTGAGCTTTTCTATTCTGAATTGGAACATGTAGAAGAAGGCATTCTTTATCAAGACACACTGCATGACGGTACTCCTAAGCTGGCGGGTACGCATATTAGCTTCGAGCCGTTGGATAATTGGAAAATTGGTATTAACCGAATCATGCAGTTTGGTGGAGGCCCACGAGAGGTTGGAATCAAAGACGTGGTAAAAGCTTATTTTGACCCGGCCGGTAACGATAACGTAGGCCTGGTTGGTAGTTCCGACGAAGAGCTTGGAGATCAGTGGGCAAGTATTACATCGGTGTTCAAAACGAATTGGTTGATGCCGATTGAATGGTACCTTGAATACGGTGGAGAAGATACAAAAGAGCACAAGAACTATCAGTTTGGTAATATTGCGTCCAATTTTGGATTCTACCTGCCTGCACTTACTCACAGCCTGACATTCAGGTATGAATACTCCAATATGCACAGCTTATGGTACAAGAACTACATTTTTCCGAAGAATGGCAACACGAGAGATGGGTTTGTAGTGGGGCATGCTGTTGCGAATCAGCGTATATTTCAGGATGGCGTTCCCAGCCAGGGTCACCTTGTCGAGCTAACTTATCGAGAAAATCTGGACTCAATGTGGCGTTTGGAGCTATCCACGGTTAAAAATAGCAATCACTTTGTGACGTTCGATGTAGTGAATACTCGAAACTATGAGCAAGCCCGACAGCTTCAGCTAGCTAATACCCGACGTATTTATGACAAGCAAGTAGAGACATCGCTGACCTATGGCAAAGATGTCTTTGGCGAAAGCTACACTTGGTTGTCTGTCAATGTATACTGGTAG
- a CDS encoding 3-deoxy-D-manno-octulosonic acid kinase, producing the protein MLKIEQHHNHYLLQTNHTPDTLSLDWFDMVFWQQKNAVVTSKQGRAAAWFVRYTDQDVAVLKHYWRGGLIGKLLKDQYVFTGLKHTRVYLELHLLNQLADLGLPVPIPLGAKVTVSAGIYRADILTHAISGAQSLCERLQSAPLSAQGWQQVASTLARFHHAGAYHDDLNCNNILFDDCGEVYLIDFDKGALKTPAKEWQMANIDRLARSLKKEASRSAQFFCPPQDWQSFIDVYQSEMKKKPV; encoded by the coding sequence ATGCTCAAAATAGAACAACATCACAATCACTACTTGTTGCAAACTAACCATACCCCAGATACTTTATCTCTGGACTGGTTCGATATGGTATTCTGGCAGCAGAAAAATGCTGTTGTGACCTCGAAACAAGGTCGCGCAGCAGCCTGGTTCGTTCGCTATACCGACCAGGATGTTGCCGTTCTAAAGCACTACTGGCGTGGCGGGTTAATTGGTAAGTTACTCAAAGATCAATACGTGTTTACAGGCCTTAAGCACACCCGGGTATACCTTGAGCTGCACCTGCTAAACCAACTCGCCGACTTGGGCTTACCAGTCCCCATTCCTTTAGGCGCCAAAGTAACCGTATCAGCGGGTATTTATCGCGCTGATATCCTGACGCATGCCATCTCTGGCGCACAAAGCCTGTGTGAACGACTGCAGTCGGCGCCACTCAGTGCACAAGGCTGGCAGCAGGTTGCCTCCACGCTGGCACGCTTTCATCACGCTGGCGCCTATCATGATGATTTGAACTGCAACAATATTCTGTTCGATGATTGCGGAGAAGTGTACCTCATTGATTTCGATAAAGGCGCGCTCAAAACGCCTGCAAAAGAATGGCAAATGGCGAATATTGACCGACTCGCGCGTTCACTTAAAAAAGAAGCCAGCCGCTCTGCGCAGTTCTTTTGTCCGCCACAAGACTGGCAGAGTTTTATCGATGTCTATCAAAGTGAAATGAAAAAAAAGCCGGTGTGA
- the hldE gene encoding bifunctional D-glycero-beta-D-manno-heptose-7-phosphate kinase/D-glycero-beta-D-manno-heptose 1-phosphate adenylyltransferase HldE: protein MNLSALRNLNQAKVLVVGDVMLDRYWHGDTGRISPEAPVPVVKVSSLEDKAGGAANVAKNIAHLDGQVGLLGLIGEDDNGRQLESILAKEQIASQLVSVAELPTIAKMRVISRHQQVVRLDLEEPFVQSHSKLLLTRLEQVVNDYDFVLFSDYNKGALSCIEEMISVAKSAGKTVLIDPKSSDLTRYRGADYITPNLNEFRLAGGDSSSEEALTMSARALIKQAGIGAMLLTRSEQGMSLITQDEKHDFAAQVREVSDVTGAGDTVIATLTTMLGAGLSPSEAVELANLAAGIAVAKLGAATVTPEELSRKLGQYLRQTGEHYQTPYEEVLKHIEFAKQNGETIVFTNGCFDILHAGHVRYLAQAKARGDRLVVGLNNDDSISRLKGPERPINPLNERAMVLSALASVDWVIPFGKESEGDTPAKLIEQISPHILVKGGDYQVSEIAGADHVLAMGGQVEVLAFLDGCSTSNIIAKARET, encoded by the coding sequence ATGAACCTGAGCGCGCTGAGAAACTTGAATCAGGCGAAGGTCCTGGTGGTTGGTGATGTCATGCTGGATCGCTACTGGCATGGTGATACTGGTCGTATTTCACCAGAAGCGCCTGTTCCCGTCGTCAAGGTAAGCAGCCTTGAAGATAAAGCGGGTGGTGCGGCAAACGTAGCGAAGAACATAGCGCATCTGGATGGTCAGGTCGGGTTACTGGGTCTGATTGGCGAAGATGACAATGGCCGTCAGCTAGAGTCTATTCTGGCAAAAGAACAAATCGCTTCACAACTTGTCAGCGTTGCTGAGTTGCCGACGATTGCAAAAATGCGCGTTATCAGTCGTCACCAGCAAGTCGTGCGACTAGACCTGGAAGAGCCCTTTGTACAGTCTCACAGCAAATTGTTGTTAACCCGATTGGAACAAGTCGTCAATGACTATGATTTTGTTCTGTTTTCAGACTATAACAAAGGCGCTTTAAGTTGCATCGAAGAGATGATTAGTGTGGCAAAGAGCGCGGGCAAAACGGTCCTGATTGACCCGAAGTCGTCTGATTTGACCCGTTATCGGGGCGCCGATTATATTACGCCAAACCTCAATGAATTCCGCCTGGCCGGCGGTGATTCCAGCAGTGAAGAAGCATTGACGATGAGTGCCCGTGCATTGATAAAGCAGGCTGGCATTGGTGCTATGCTGCTGACTCGCTCTGAGCAGGGCATGTCACTGATCACCCAAGACGAGAAACATGACTTCGCTGCGCAGGTCCGGGAAGTCAGTGATGTTACCGGTGCGGGTGATACCGTTATTGCGACATTAACGACTATGTTGGGCGCAGGGTTATCGCCAAGTGAAGCGGTGGAGCTGGCAAATCTGGCTGCGGGAATTGCGGTGGCTAAACTGGGCGCGGCTACCGTGACACCAGAAGAGCTGAGCCGGAAACTGGGGCAATATTTGCGTCAGACTGGTGAACACTACCAAACCCCGTATGAAGAAGTACTAAAACACATTGAGTTTGCCAAACAAAATGGTGAAACCATTGTGTTCACCAATGGCTGCTTTGACATTCTGCATGCAGGTCATGTTCGCTATCTGGCACAAGCCAAAGCCAGAGGAGACCGATTAGTGGTCGGGTTGAATAACGATGACTCCATTTCTCGTTTGAAAGGTCCTGAGCGTCCAATTAATCCACTGAACGAGCGGGCCATGGTTTTGTCTGCACTGGCTTCTGTTGACTGGGTGATCCCATTTGGTAAAGAGAGTGAGGGTGACACACCGGCTAAACTGATAGAACAGATCAGTCCACATATACTGGTCAAAGGTGGTGATTACCAGGTATCAGAGATAGCAGGAGCAGATCATGTCCTTGCTATGGGCGGCCAGGTAGAAGTGTTAGCGTTTCTGGATGGTTGCTCAACCTCTAATATCATTGCGAAAGCAAGAGAGACATAA
- the waaA gene encoding lipid IV(A) 3-deoxy-D-manno-octulosonic acid transferase — protein sequence MIRHLYSLVLLILCPFIVLYLYVIRGKKNPLYKAHFCERFGFTPSIRTKHAVVIHCASVGEVLAAAPLIKALLEEHPEAPFVLTCNTPTGREQLNQLFGNSAHDITICYLPIDFAFAARRFVRRIKPRILLVLETELWPNLFYYANKAHCPVAVINARLSEKSLMGYQKVASLSRFLMAQISMLASHNQEDAERFIKLGLTPDKVTVTGSIKFDIALDNAQQDKIEAIKTQLGARPVWVAGSTHPAEHEQVLTAHQQLLTHQSDALLIIAPRHPEQFDKVATLIETRALSYSRRSQNYTPSSQVLLADTLGELKLLYGCGQIAYIGGSLIERGGHNPLEAAACSVGVLTGPHTYNFAHIYPELFALKGAIEVADQQALADTLLVYLRSQQSAMELGTHAKACLTRNQGAIARSITMINSLLGK from the coding sequence ATGATTAGACATTTATATTCCCTGGTACTACTGATTTTATGTCCATTCATCGTGCTGTATCTGTACGTTATCAGAGGAAAAAAGAACCCGCTGTATAAAGCGCATTTTTGCGAACGATTTGGCTTTACTCCCTCAATCCGCACAAAGCATGCCGTGGTCATTCACTGCGCTTCCGTCGGGGAAGTACTGGCCGCAGCGCCCCTTATAAAAGCGCTGTTAGAAGAACACCCTGAAGCACCTTTTGTACTTACCTGTAACACCCCCACAGGTCGCGAACAGCTTAATCAGCTGTTTGGCAACAGTGCACATGACATCACAATTTGCTACTTACCTATCGATTTTGCCTTTGCAGCCCGGCGCTTCGTCAGACGAATTAAGCCCAGAATCTTATTAGTACTGGAAACTGAGCTATGGCCGAACCTATTTTATTACGCCAACAAGGCACATTGCCCGGTCGCCGTCATCAATGCCCGCCTGTCTGAAAAATCTTTGATGGGATATCAAAAAGTGGCGTCTCTGAGCCGTTTTTTGATGGCTCAAATCAGTATGCTGGCGAGCCATAATCAGGAAGATGCCGAGCGTTTTATTAAGCTGGGACTGACGCCAGACAAAGTCACAGTAACGGGCTCAATTAAATTTGATATCGCCCTGGATAACGCTCAGCAGGACAAGATTGAGGCAATAAAAACACAGCTCGGCGCACGACCAGTGTGGGTTGCAGGCTCTACCCACCCCGCGGAGCATGAACAGGTTTTAACAGCCCACCAGCAACTATTGACCCACCAGAGCGATGCTCTGTTGATCATAGCGCCCAGACATCCTGAGCAGTTCGATAAAGTTGCCACTTTAATTGAAACACGAGCACTCAGCTACAGTCGTCGCAGCCAGAATTACACGCCGTCATCACAAGTCTTGCTGGCAGACACACTGGGCGAACTAAAGTTGTTATACGGGTGTGGGCAAATTGCCTACATTGGCGGCAGTCTGATTGAGCGAGGCGGTCATAACCCACTTGAAGCGGCGGCCTGTTCGGTCGGTGTACTGACTGGACCACATACCTATAACTTTGCCCATATTTATCCTGAACTGTTTGCGCTGAAAGGTGCTATTGAAGTAGCGGATCAGCAAGCGCTGGCCGATACTTTGCTGGTTTACTTGCGCTCACAGCAAAGTGCAATGGAATTAGGCACACATGCAAAAGCGTGTCTGACACGCAATCAGGGCGCCATTGCACGCAGTATTACTATGATCAACTCTCTTTTGGGAAAATAA
- a CDS encoding glycine C-acetyltransferase — protein sequence MRAAAFFSQLQQQIEEVKAEGLYKKERVITSQQQAEIAVSTGESVINFCANNYLGLANHPDLIAAAQGGLDEHGFGVASVRFICGTQDIHKTLEAKVSEFLQTEDTILYSSCFDANAGLFETILGPEDAIISDSLNHASIIDGVRLCKAKRFRYANNDMADLEKQLIAADEAGVKTKLIATDGVFSMDGVICNLSELCDLADKYDALVMVDDSHAVGFVGENGRGTPEYCGVMDRVDIITGTLGKALGGASGGYTSGKKEIVEWLRQRSRPYLFSNSLAPSIVTASIKVLDMMKEGEALRNKLWENAAHFRSKMEAAGFTCAGKDHAIIPVMLGDAKVASDMADRLLAEGIYVIGFSYPVVPKGQARIRTQISAAHTTEQLDKAIEAFIRIGKELGVI from the coding sequence ATGAGAGCAGCGGCATTTTTCAGCCAGCTTCAGCAACAGATTGAAGAAGTAAAAGCTGAGGGTTTATACAAGAAAGAACGTGTGATCACTTCTCAGCAGCAAGCAGAAATTGCAGTATCAACTGGCGAAAGTGTTATTAACTTCTGTGCCAATAACTATCTTGGCCTGGCTAATCACCCGGATTTGATAGCGGCTGCTCAGGGTGGTCTGGATGAGCATGGATTTGGTGTTGCGTCTGTACGCTTTATCTGTGGTACTCAGGATATCCATAAAACACTGGAAGCTAAAGTCAGTGAGTTCCTGCAAACTGAAGATACCATCTTGTACTCTTCTTGTTTTGATGCCAATGCAGGTCTGTTCGAAACCATTTTAGGCCCTGAAGATGCCATTATTTCGGATTCACTGAATCATGCATCTATCATTGATGGTGTGCGCCTGTGTAAAGCGAAACGTTTCCGTTATGCCAATAATGACATGGCAGATCTTGAGAAGCAGCTGATTGCCGCTGATGAAGCAGGCGTGAAAACTAAATTGATTGCGACCGATGGTGTGTTCTCAATGGACGGGGTGATTTGTAACCTGTCTGAGCTGTGCGATCTGGCAGACAAATACGATGCGTTGGTTATGGTTGATGATTCGCACGCAGTTGGTTTTGTGGGCGAAAATGGACGTGGTACGCCAGAGTACTGTGGCGTGATGGATCGCGTTGACATCATTACGGGTACTTTAGGTAAAGCGCTGGGTGGTGCATCAGGCGGTTATACCTCAGGTAAAAAAGAAATTGTTGAGTGGCTGCGTCAGCGCTCGCGCCCTTATTTGTTCTCAAACTCACTGGCCCCGTCTATTGTGACTGCGTCAATCAAAGTGCTGGACATGATGAAAGAAGGTGAGGCACTGCGTAACAAGCTATGGGAAAATGCTGCACACTTCCGCAGTAAAATGGAAGCGGCAGGCTTTACCTGTGCTGGTAAAGATCATGCGATTATTCCTGTCATGCTGGGAGATGCGAAAGTGGCCTCTGATATGGCGGATCGCTTATTAGCCGAAGGCATTTACGTGATTGGCTTCTCATACCCGGTTGTGCCTAAAGGTCAGGCACGTATCCGTACTCAGATCTCTGCGGCGCACACCACAGAGCAGCTGGACAAGGCGATTGAAGCCTTCATTCGCATTGGTAAAGAACTGGGCGTGATTTAA
- the glpE gene encoding thiosulfate sulfurtransferase GlpE, with protein sequence MSFKHISVAQTKEMLAQSELVIADIRDANSFAQGHIPGAEHLSNDNLGHFLQEKEFEHPIIVVCYHGISSQGAANYLVEQGFEEVYSMDGGFTQWAQELPDSVAK encoded by the coding sequence ATGAGTTTTAAACATATTTCAGTCGCCCAAACCAAAGAAATGTTGGCGCAATCTGAGCTGGTTATTGCTGATATCCGTGATGCTAACTCGTTTGCACAAGGACACATTCCGGGGGCGGAACATTTGTCGAATGATAACCTGGGACATTTTTTACAGGAAAAAGAGTTCGAGCACCCAATTATCGTGGTGTGCTATCACGGGATCAGCTCTCAAGGTGCTGCAAATTACCTGGTTGAACAAGGGTTTGAAGAGGTATACAGCATGGATGGCGGTTTCACACAGTGGGCGCAAGAACTTCCGGATAGTGTAGCAAAATGA
- a CDS encoding DUF1415 domain-containing protein has translation MHHIAVKAMQNWVSSVIVKYNFCPFARKEVEQNAIHYRVCASQKPEDAVMDMLDECQALTENPARETSLLIFTEGFTDFDAFLDLVDLANALLVAQGYEGTFQLANFHPDYVFAESEQDDPANYTNRAPYPALHVIREASMAEALESYDDPESIPDNNIRLARRKGAAFWQQLLRQCHQTD, from the coding sequence ATGCACCATATTGCCGTCAAAGCGATGCAAAACTGGGTCAGCTCAGTCATTGTAAAATACAACTTCTGCCCGTTTGCCCGCAAAGAAGTGGAACAAAACGCAATCCACTACCGAGTTTGCGCGTCACAAAAACCCGAAGATGCCGTGATGGATATGCTAGATGAATGTCAGGCACTGACTGAGAACCCGGCGCGGGAAACCAGCTTGCTCATTTTTACTGAGGGTTTTACCGATTTTGATGCATTTTTAGATTTGGTAGACCTGGCAAACGCACTGTTAGTTGCCCAGGGCTATGAAGGCACCTTCCAGCTCGCCAACTTCCACCCGGATTATGTTTTTGCAGAGTCAGAGCAAGATGATCCGGCCAACTACACAAACCGAGCCCCTTACCCAGCTTTACATGTGATCCGCGAGGCCAGTATGGCTGAGGCACTGGAAAGTTATGATGATCCAGAGTCTATTCCGGATAACAACATCAGGCTTGCACGCCGAAAAGGTGCGGCTTTCTGGCAACAACTGTTA